In Methanosphaera sp. ISO3-F5, a genomic segment contains:
- a CDS encoding (Fe-S)-binding protein yields MSRLEKIRNNVFSKGNSYGADVEIVDDGECHEVVLHRGCTSRFRENELIDSVSSCLEKRGVDFSVLSDETCCGLMMFDLGDEESGNIIVKKNIEKFKGHGVKKIITICPGCYESFTKYYSRDPDFDVEVIFALDLFNDFGVDGTGFTVHDPCHALERSGQVRSIVRNVPVERANSCCGFGVGLKTGDKSLALEASKKALSHGKVITYCPSCYHTLNRVDSGRTFDIFSLIDDSL; encoded by the coding sequence ATGAGTAGGTTAGAAAAGATAAGAAATAATGTTTTTAGTAAGGGAAACTCTTATGGAGCTGATGTGGAAATAGTTGATGATGGGGAATGTCATGAAGTTGTTTTACATAGGGGTTGTACTAGCAGGTTTCGTGAGAATGAGTTAATTGATTCTGTGTCTAGTTGTCTGGAGAAGAGGGGTGTTGATTTTTCTGTTTTGTCTGATGAGACTTGTTGTGGTTTGATGATGTTTGATTTAGGTGATGAAGAATCAGGAAATATTATTGTGAAGAAAAATATTGAGAAGTTTAAGGGGCATGGTGTTAAGAAGATAATTACTATTTGTCCGGGTTGTTATGAGTCATTTACTAAGTATTATTCGAGGGATCCTGATTTTGATGTTGAAGTGATTTTTGCATTGGATTTGTTTAATGATTTTGGTGTGGATGGTACTGGTTTTACTGTTCATGATCCTTGTCATGCTCTTGAGAGGAGTGGTCAGGTTAGGTCTATTGTGAGGAATGTTCCTGTTGAGCGTGCTAATTCTTGTTGTGGTTTTGGTGTTGGTTTGAAGACGGGGGATAAGAGTTTGGCGTTGGAGGCTTCTAAGAAAGCTTTAAGTCATGGTAAGGTCATTACTTATTGTCCTTCTTGTTATCATACGCTTAATCGTGTTGATTCTGGGCGGACTTTTGATATTTTTTCTTTGATTGATGATTCTTTATAA
- a CDS encoding flavin reductase family protein codes for MTKQNLKPRTLMYPAPTVIVSAYDENNKADACTLAFATMCSHHPPCIMIAINTTAKRKTLKDILERKEFVLGFPDTKQIPETDYLGMISGYDEDKLEKISWTTTKAEHVNAPVINELKVSIECKVVNIVENVGSHTQITGEIVNIIADEEVLTSEGKISLELLDPIVYDDVLYDYFEVGEKKSDAFKPGLKLR; via the coding sequence ATGACAAAACAGAACCTAAAACCAAGAACACTAATGTATCCTGCCCCTACAGTAATAGTATCAGCATATGATGAAAACAACAAAGCAGATGCATGTACACTAGCATTTGCAACCATGTGCAGCCACCACCCACCATGCATAATGATAGCAATAAACACAACAGCTAAAAGAAAAACACTAAAAGACATACTTGAACGAAAAGAATTTGTACTGGGCTTTCCCGACACAAAACAGATACCAGAAACAGACTACCTTGGCATGATATCAGGATATGATGAAGACAAACTAGAAAAAATATCATGGACAACAACAAAAGCAGAACATGTAAATGCACCAGTAATTAACGAACTAAAGGTATCAATAGAATGTAAAGTTGTAAACATCGTAGAAAATGTGGGCAGCCACACACAAATAACAGGTGAAATAGTAAACATCATAGCAGACGAAGAAGTATTAACAAGTGAAGGAAAAATCTCCCTAGAACTATTGGATCCTATAGTTTATGATGATGTACTCTATGATTACTTTGAAGTAGGCGAAAAGAAAAGTGATGCATTCAAGCCAGGATTAAAACTAAGATAA
- a CDS encoding IGHMBP2 family helicase, with protein sequence MKKYIEKLIKLINYEREAEISLMINEIKKMTAYEREHVGRAVNGLKGKKLGKELGSTIVQYGRSKSIDTEISVNDVVLISSDNPLKSQLTGTVTEKGLRYIKVAFDKKIPKWALKKKVRMDLYVNDITFRRMEDNLRSLSIKGRNALEYHLNQKNPKNSTYEHYIEYIDETLNDSQKTAVQHALSTPDFYLIHGPFGTGKTRTLVELIYQEVRQDRKVLATAESNTAVDNLLERVAKNDKIIVTRLGHPQRVSHENKQYTLAYKVEKHPLSSNIESYYNVIDEYVEERKYYTKPSQQYRRGMSDNQIVQYANRGKSSRGVNADIIKSMARWIDYNNKINKFYEKIDKLETKIISEIIEDSDVIVSTNSSAALESIHDTKFDVAVIDEASQTTIPSVLIPIAKAHRFILAGDHKQLPPTILSDDAYQLQDTLFESLIEKYAHKSLLLNVQYRMNSVLMKFPNQEFYGNQLVSDESNENITLSDIIVDDDNVLTFVDTSHMENNEEKRLNDSKSRINPLEADICLNLVDEYLGRGIDEKDIGIISPYADQVKIISEKTGVEVKTVDGFQGREKEIIIISTVRSNDDGELGFLNDLRRLNVAITRAKRKLIIVGNSDTLNSNKTYYKLVKNAMY encoded by the coding sequence ATGAAGAAATATATTGAAAAATTAATAAAACTAATCAACTATGAAAGGGAAGCAGAAATTTCCCTGATGATTAATGAAATTAAGAAAATGACTGCCTATGAAAGAGAGCATGTTGGTAGAGCAGTTAATGGATTGAAAGGTAAGAAGTTAGGTAAAGAACTTGGATCCACAATAGTTCAATATGGAAGATCAAAAAGTATTGACACAGAGATTAGTGTGAATGACGTAGTACTTATCAGTTCAGATAATCCGCTTAAAAGCCAGTTAACAGGAACTGTTACAGAGAAAGGATTACGATACATTAAAGTGGCCTTTGATAAAAAAATTCCAAAGTGGGCATTGAAGAAAAAGGTTAGAATGGATTTATATGTGAATGACATTACTTTCAGAAGAATGGAGGATAACCTTAGAAGCTTATCGATTAAAGGACGAAATGCTCTGGAATATCATTTAAATCAGAAAAATCCTAAAAACAGCACATATGAACATTACATTGAATATATTGATGAAACACTTAATGATTCACAGAAAACTGCCGTACAACATGCATTGTCTACTCCCGACTTTTACCTGATTCATGGACCATTCGGTACGGGTAAAACAAGAACACTTGTAGAATTAATCTATCAGGAAGTAAGACAAGACCGTAAAGTATTAGCTACAGCTGAAAGTAATACTGCTGTAGATAACCTTTTAGAACGAGTAGCAAAAAATGATAAGATTATAGTAACACGTCTTGGTCATCCACAGAGGGTATCTCATGAAAACAAGCAATACACGTTAGCTTATAAGGTTGAAAAACATCCGCTTAGTAGTAATATTGAAAGTTATTATAATGTTATTGATGAGTATGTTGAAGAGAGGAAATATTATACTAAGCCCTCCCAGCAGTATCGTAGGGGGATGAGTGATAATCAGATAGTTCAATATGCAAATCGTGGAAAAAGTAGTCGTGGAGTAAATGCGGATATTATTAAGTCCATGGCCCGGTGGATTGATTATAACAATAAAATAAACAAATTTTATGAGAAAATTGATAAACTAGAAACAAAGATAATTTCTGAGATAATTGAGGATAGTGATGTTATTGTCTCCACTAATTCATCTGCAGCACTTGAAAGTATTCATGATACTAAGTTTGATGTTGCTGTGATTGATGAGGCTAGTCAAACTACTATTCCTAGCGTGTTAATTCCTATTGCTAAGGCTCATCGTTTTATTTTAGCTGGGGATCATAAACAGTTGCCTCCAACAATTCTTAGTGATGATGCATATCAGTTACAGGATACATTGTTTGAATCGTTGATTGAGAAATATGCTCATAAATCTTTATTGTTAAATGTTCAGTATCGTATGAATAGTGTGTTGATGAAGTTTCCTAACCAGGAATTTTATGGTAATCAGTTAGTTAGTGATGAATCTAATGAGAATATTACTTTAAGTGATATTATTGTTGATGATGATAATGTTTTAACATTTGTTGATACTTCTCATATGGAGAATAATGAGGAGAAACGATTGAATGATTCGAAATCAAGAATTAATCCGTTAGAAGCTGATATTTGTTTGAATTTGGTTGATGAATATTTAGGGCGAGGCATTGATGAAAAGGATATTGGTATTATTAGTCCTTATGCTGATCAGGTTAAAATTATTTCGGAAAAAACGGGTGTTGAAGTTAAGACTGTTGATGGTTTTCAAGGACGAGAGAAGGAGATAATTATTATTTCTACTGTTAGAAGTAATGATGATGGTGAGCTTGGTTTTTTAAATGATCTTCGTAGATTGAATGTTGCTATTACCCGTGCTAAAAGAAAGCTTATAATTGTTGGAAATAGTGATACTTTAAATAGTAATAAAACTTATTATAAACTAGTTAAGAATGCTATGTACTGA
- the larE gene encoding ATP-dependent sacrificial sulfur transferase LarE, with product MKIEEKIGKLEEYLRNKKSILGFSAGSDSTLLAYILSKVSPESILVTINNNMMPKEFIEYTKTQAKKFNLKHKVINIDFLTHETFQNNTKERCYECRNLMYCNIQKLPEFNDYDYFIEGTNITDLLEDRPGILVLDKYNMISPLVECNITKEEVFQMIKYFNLEYSYDTTCLATRVKTNQQVNREKLTKIYKAEQFVRKNIDQENIRVRTDKNNATISVDEPLKILNEKLIKKLRDKLQELGYSKVFLDITGYEKTELTYKIDETGKYYHQLPYPIDIEKTYQNLKNKYDANTLLKIDDKISYEDIIIQENGKITINPTEKFIDKFNKILSCVKRKYYEK from the coding sequence ATGAAAATAGAAGAAAAAATAGGTAAACTAGAAGAATACCTAAGAAACAAAAAGTCAATACTCGGATTTAGTGCAGGATCAGACAGTACACTACTAGCATACATCCTATCAAAAGTAAGTCCCGAATCAATACTAGTAACAATCAACAATAACATGATGCCAAAAGAATTTATCGAATACACAAAAACACAAGCAAAAAAATTTAACCTAAAACACAAAGTAATAAATATAGACTTCTTAACACATGAAACATTTCAAAACAATACAAAAGAAAGATGCTATGAATGCCGCAACCTAATGTATTGCAATATCCAAAAATTACCAGAATTCAACGATTATGACTACTTCATAGAAGGAACAAACATCACAGACTTACTAGAAGACAGACCAGGAATACTAGTTCTCGACAAATATAATATGATAAGTCCCCTAGTCGAATGTAATATTACAAAAGAAGAAGTGTTCCAAATGATTAAATACTTCAATTTAGAATATTCCTATGATACAACATGCCTAGCAACACGTGTAAAAACTAACCAACAAGTAAACAGAGAAAAACTAACCAAGATATACAAAGCAGAACAATTTGTAAGAAAAAACATAGACCAAGAAAATATAAGAGTAAGAACAGACAAAAATAATGCAACAATAAGTGTAGATGAACCATTAAAAATATTAAATGAAAAATTAATCAAGAAATTACGTGACAAACTACAAGAATTAGGATATTCCAAAGTATTCCTTGACATAACAGGTTATGAAAAAACAGAACTAACATACAAAATAGATGAAACTGGAAAATATTACCATCAATTACCTTACCCTATAGATATAGAAAAAACATATCAAAATCTAAAAAACAAATATGACGCGAATACACTATTAAAAATAGATGATAAAATATCATATGAAGATATAATAATCCAAGAAAATGGTAAAATAACTATAAATCCCACAGAAAAATTTATAGACAAATTCAACAAAATATTAAGTTGTGTTAAAAGAAAATATTATGAAAAATAG
- a CDS encoding helix-turn-helix domain-containing protein: MYKSFIVRIYPDEVQENFFTNQFGCCRGICVHNL; encoded by the coding sequence ATGTATAAGAGTTTTATTGTTCGTATTTATCCTGATGAGGTTCAGGAGAATTTTTTTACCAATCAGTTTGGGTGTTGTCGTGGAATTTGTGTCCATAATCTATAG
- a CDS encoding GNAT family N-acetyltransferase, which translates to MKFNSNNLKIHKLNLEDSLEKFDFDCGDEDLNNFLFIDSFKYIQNNLSIIYLIFFQEELVGYFSLSSDAIKIKTLEIKHGFYPAVKIGRLAVNKKYQNQGIGSFIIKSAISIILRTRNDIWIRFLSIDAYNDNKVIHFYSKFEFETLLKIKNRRNIPMYLDINMLR; encoded by the coding sequence ATGAAGTTTAATAGTAATAATTTAAAAATTCATAAATTAAATCTGGAAGATTCTCTTGAAAAATTTGATTTTGATTGTGGTGATGAAGATCTTAATAATTTTCTATTCATTGATTCTTTTAAATATATACAAAATAATTTGTCGATAATTTATTTAATCTTTTTCCAAGAAGAATTGGTAGGATATTTTTCATTATCTTCAGATGCAATAAAAATTAAAACCTTAGAAATCAAACATGGATTTTATCCAGCAGTAAAAATTGGTCGACTAGCAGTTAATAAAAAATATCAAAATCAAGGAATAGGTTCTTTCATTATAAAATCTGCTATTTCTATAATATTAAGAACTAGAAATGATATATGGATACGTTTTTTATCGATAGATGCTTATAATGATAATAAAGTAATTCATTTTTATTCTAAATTTGAATTTGAAACCTTACTTAAAATAAAAAATAGAAGGAATATCCCTATGTATTTGGATATAAATATGTTAAGGTAA
- a CDS encoding ATP-binding protein has translation MSNLPWGNNQNLTDDEFYNRDYELNNLKSLLETTSQGHAPDILLTGIRGVGKTVFLQKMKRTLEKDYLTIYLDLSHSECFQKNNMSINGLMNYFFKEIIKECYKQNITTLDKKLEKYFKSNDIKIREFIKIDKIQLPVFSLEENTEKTVNFVFNLPEKIYEENQDKIKGIIIFIDEFQIIKELGKYKESFLWKMRSYIQNQRNVAYLFSGSTSLQDKFISEIAGQNGVFGGRMITLQINPFEKETVKNYLNEKVPEIIFSEEGFERFYKCTKGIPSYVNIFASLLPTNEELDEKEIINQFNKKITAISSHLINIWTRLSYREQTIIILLLDEPLKRIDIANKLNISSGSLSNYLTNLQNQDIIHLNNKKYEINEKILKKWLEIEYEEKGVYPYRQI, from the coding sequence ATGTCTAACTTACCTTGGGGTAACAATCAAAATTTAACAGATGACGAATTCTACAATAGAGACTATGAATTAAATAATTTAAAAAGCTTACTAGAAACGACAAGTCAAGGACATGCACCGGATATATTATTAACCGGCATAAGAGGTGTTGGAAAAACAGTATTTTTACAAAAAATGAAAAGAACACTAGAAAAAGATTATTTAACAATATACTTAGATTTATCTCACTCGGAATGCTTCCAAAAAAATAATATGAGTATAAATGGATTAATGAACTATTTTTTTAAAGAAATCATTAAAGAATGTTATAAACAAAATATAACCACATTGGATAAAAAACTTGAAAAATACTTCAAATCTAACGATATAAAAATCAGAGAATTCATAAAAATAGACAAAATTCAATTACCCGTTTTTTCATTAGAAGAAAATACTGAAAAAACCGTGAATTTTGTTTTCAATTTACCGGAAAAAATATATGAAGAAAATCAAGATAAAATTAAAGGCATAATAATATTCATTGACGAATTTCAAATAATCAAAGAACTAGGAAAATATAAAGAATCATTTTTATGGAAAATGAGAAGTTATATCCAGAATCAAAGAAACGTAGCTTACCTATTTTCAGGATCAACAAGTTTACAAGATAAATTTATATCAGAAATAGCAGGACAAAACGGAGTATTTGGAGGACGAATGATTACCTTACAAATAAATCCATTCGAAAAAGAAACAGTAAAAAATTACCTAAATGAAAAGGTACCGGAGATAATCTTTTCAGAAGAAGGATTTGAAAGATTTTACAAATGTACAAAAGGAATACCATCATATGTTAATATTTTTGCATCATTACTACCAACCAATGAAGAATTAGATGAAAAAGAAATAATTAATCAATTTAATAAAAAAATAACAGCAATAAGTTCACATTTAATTAATATATGGACAAGACTATCCTACAGAGAACAAACAATAATAATATTATTACTAGATGAACCATTAAAACGTATAGACATAGCAAACAAATTAAATATTTCATCAGGTTCACTAAGCAATTACCTAACTAACCTTCAAAATCAAGATATAATACACTTAAATAATAAAAAATACGAAATAAATGAAAAAATATTAAAAAAATGGCTAGAAATTGAATATGAAGAAAAAGGAGTATACCCCTACAGACAAATATAA
- a CDS encoding type II toxin-antitoxin system VapC family toxin has protein sequence MIFLDSCFLISLISDKSSKHDDAIELLNYVDNEHKVINSLVLSETLNGIHRCEKRKSLEEIYDIMRETADIIYLKQKDYLEAISLSKHYNNAINYSDFIILKTMQDKKINKIVSFDGGFDKIKGINRIY, from the coding sequence ATGATTTTCTTAGATAGTTGTTTTTTAATATCCTTAATATCTGATAAATCTAGTAAACATGATGATGCTATAGAATTGTTAAATTATGTTGATAATGAACATAAAGTTATCAATAGTTTAGTTTTATCTGAAACTTTAAACGGAATACATAGATGTGAAAAAAGAAAAAGTTTAGAAGAAATATATGACATAATGCGTGAAACGGCAGATATTATTTATTTAAAACAAAAAGATTATCTTGAAGCTATTAGTTTAAGTAAACATTACAATAATGCCATAAATTATTCAGATTTTATAATTCTAAAAACTATGCAAGACAAAAAAATAAATAAAATAGTAAGTTTTGATGGTGGATTTGACAAAATTAAAGGAATTAATCGAATATATTGA
- a CDS encoding AbrB/MazE/SpoVT family DNA-binding domain-containing protein yields MTTTNIYKGFQLHIPKEIREKHNITEDDQISWRSEGEDIILNVKKQRSLRDLVGLATAKKEFDPVKLKKRSQRGDI; encoded by the coding sequence ATGACTACAACAAATATATATAAAGGATTCCAATTACATATTCCTAAAGAAATTAGAGAAAAACATAATATAACAGAAGATGATCAAATATCTTGGAGAAGTGAAGGGGAGGATATAATTTTAAATGTCAAAAAACAAAGAAGTTTAAGAGATTTAGTTGGTTTGGCTACTGCAAAAAAAGAATTTGATCCAGTTAAATTAAAAAAACGTAGCCAACGTGGTGATATTTAA
- a CDS encoding transposase gives MKFMIKIVIKNLTNKKLINKLTNILNKKELELENILSTVNKPSNYKILLKTLKNLSPLNNTINKLYEYVKKNKCSIKTKSKIKLENIQKTMLLSYFYNKNLQHKLIMEKPMAIILDNYKVHHAIVFTKLCDILNIDLIYLPPYSPKYNPIEQVWRKIKAVISRKYIDNKENLINEFETEYYESVDKPSFWKKWVKEILLDI, from the coding sequence ATGAAATTCATGATAAAAATCGTCATCAAAAATTTAACAAATAAAAAATTAATTAACAAACTAACAAATATTCTTAATAAGAAAGAATTAGAACTAGAAAACATATTATCAACAGTAAATAAACCATCAAATTACAAAATTCTTCTTAAAACACTTAAAAACCTTTCACCACTTAATAATACAATAAACAAATTATATGAATATGTAAAAAAGAATAAATGTTCTATCAAAACAAAAAGTAAAATAAAACTTGAAAATATCCAAAAAACTATGTTATTATCATATTTTTACAATAAAAACTTACAACATAAATTAATAATGGAAAAACCAATGGCTATAATCCTAGATAACTATAAAGTACACCATGCAATAGTTTTTACAAAACTATGTGATATATTGAATATAGATTTAATATATTTACCGCCATATTCTCCAAAATATAATCCCATAGAACAAGTTTGGAGAAAAATCAAAGCTGTAATATCTAGAAAATACATTGATAACAAAGAAAATCTAATTAACGAATTTGAAACTGAATATTATGAGTCTGTTGATAAACCAAGTTTTTGGAAAAAATGGGTCAAAGAAATATTACTAGATATATAA
- a CDS encoding helix-turn-helix domain-containing protein codes for MSEQTLIKEYPGIISEIQKEIKRLENDVRVLNKLYVILDILHDVTVAEVMKKHDISQGTVYNWIREWNEGGMENLKRKSGSKGKSKLSEEQFKILDEIILNEELKTAKEVHKAIKDNFEVDYSIRQIERIMKKLDYSYTKPYKIYNKMPKDAKELLKKT; via the coding sequence ATGTCAGAACAAACACTTATTAAAGAATATCCAGGAATTATTTCAGAGATTCAAAAAGAAATTAAGAGATTAGAAAATGATGTAAGAGTTTTAAACAAATTATATGTAATTTTAGATATTTTACATGATGTAACAGTTGCTGAAGTAATGAAAAAGCATGACATTAGTCAAGGAACAGTATATAATTGGATTAGAGAATGGAATGAAGGTGGAATGGAAAATTTAAAAAGAAAATCAGGTTCTAAAGGAAAATCTAAATTATCTGAAGAACAATTTAAAATATTGGATGAAATTATATTAAATGAAGAATTAAAAACTGCAAAAGAAGTTCATAAAGCCATTAAGGATAATTTTGAAGTAGATTATAGTATTAGACAAATAGAACGAATAATGAAGAAATTAGATTATTCTTACACTAAACCTTATAAAATTTATAATAAAATGCCAAAAGATGCAAAAGAACTGTTAAAAAAAACGTAG
- a CDS encoding glutamate synthase-related protein → MPFDVNRRSEICKRNNNRPGCCWYLCDNPKESLCKHCYSCYSNCPHGVYEIINDEPQPVHQENCVGCKICEEMCPNNAIYVTPLPDENRGIWSNYTMLEIKRKSREGTYKVRGCGATRHVPSFDDLTILPAQVSRPPIDKYREPCNSEVILGDRYAENPIKISTPIMIGAMSFGAISKEAKIALARGSKLAGTITNTGEGGMLPEERHYADKLIAQYASGRFGVSANYLNNADTIEIKIGQGSKAGMGGHLLAEKVTAEVAKIRNIPEGTDALSPARHMDIVGPEDLRLKINQLRDITDWKVPIMVKFTSGRVEQDVKIAAKAGADIIVVDGMQGGTGAGPEVVTEHSGIPTIQAILEADQTLREINLREEVSLVAAGGIRSGADVAKAIALGADAAYIGTAALISLGCKVCQGCSKGTCPKGIATQNRLFRRRLDPVRSGEYVANYIKVMTEEAKMLTQQAGNTDIQKLEKEDLVALTMEASHITGVPLVRKGFR, encoded by the coding sequence ATGCCATTTGACGTCAATAGAAGATCAGAAATATGTAAAAGAAACAATAATCGACCAGGATGTTGTTGGTATTTATGTGACAATCCTAAAGAATCATTATGTAAACATTGTTACAGCTGTTATAGCAACTGTCCACATGGAGTATATGAAATAATCAACGATGAACCACAACCAGTACACCAAGAAAATTGTGTAGGATGTAAAATCTGTGAAGAAATGTGTCCAAACAATGCAATATACGTAACACCACTACCAGATGAAAACAGAGGAATATGGTCAAACTATACAATGCTAGAAATAAAACGAAAATCCAGAGAAGGAACATACAAAGTAAGAGGATGTGGAGCAACACGTCATGTACCATCATTTGACGACTTAACAATACTACCCGCACAAGTATCAAGACCACCAATAGACAAATACAGGGAACCATGTAACTCAGAAGTAATCCTAGGGGACAGATATGCAGAAAATCCAATAAAAATATCAACACCAATAATGATAGGAGCAATGTCATTCGGAGCAATAAGTAAAGAAGCAAAAATAGCACTAGCAAGAGGTTCAAAACTAGCAGGAACCATAACAAACACTGGTGAAGGAGGAATGCTCCCTGAAGAAAGACATTATGCAGATAAATTAATAGCTCAATACGCTTCAGGAAGATTTGGAGTATCAGCAAATTACTTAAATAATGCAGATACAATTGAAATCAAAATAGGTCAAGGTTCAAAAGCAGGAATGGGAGGACATTTACTCGCCGAAAAAGTTACCGCAGAAGTAGCAAAAATAAGAAACATTCCTGAAGGAACAGATGCCCTAAGTCCCGCAAGACACATGGACATAGTAGGACCAGAAGATTTACGACTAAAAATCAACCAATTACGTGACATAACCGATTGGAAAGTACCAATCATGGTAAAATTTACTTCAGGTAGAGTAGAACAAGATGTAAAAATTGCAGCAAAAGCAGGAGCAGATATAATAGTAGTTGATGGAATGCAAGGTGGAACTGGTGCAGGACCAGAAGTAGTAACAGAACACTCCGGAATTCCTACAATACAAGCAATACTAGAAGCAGACCAAACACTTAGAGAAATTAACTTAAGAGAAGAAGTTAGTCTTGTAGCTGCTGGAGGAATACGTTCCGGAGCAGATGTGGCAAAAGCAATAGCACTGGGAGCTGATGCAGCATATATTGGAACAGCAGCATTAATCTCATTGGGATGTAAAGTTTGTCAAGGATGTAGTAAAGGAACATGTCCAAAAGGAATTGCAACACAAAATAGGTTATTTAGGCGTCGTCTAGATCCAGTAAGGAGTGGAGAATATGTTGCAAATTATATTAAAGTAATGACTGAAGAAGCAAAAATGTTAACTCAACAAGCAGGAAATACAGATATTCAAAAACTAGAAAAAGAAGATTTAGTTGCATTAACTATGGAAGCATCACACATTACAGGAGTACCACTGGTAAGAAAAGGATTTAGATAA
- a CDS encoding Coenzyme F420 hydrogenase/dehydrogenase, beta subunit C-terminal domain produces the protein MSEDKIAIVGTPCEIMAASKIQHYTQTPIDFKIGLFCMENFSYSYFVKLLKTMDLTMEEIEKFRIEKGYAFLNLKNGKQVKISLSKAKTVVRKNCNICAELTSETSDISVGSIGSENGWSTIIIRTEKGEKIIEDAIKQKYLKAKELTPSQLKLLERISSNKTKTNYENIESRESRARPVLYLRDKTDESIMEEILESNFDDLRANVINVGACVLCGACEYVCPDDLILIKNTKPRKKRKKCPEDCHMCFTVCPRTFIPTDLRNDLTKTIGDYKKILTVKSLKHNEGQDGVVVTTILDYLLSNNIVTQTLVVDKKENLAWKPYAKLTKDVDEIVKASGTKYSVCPVFKPLKQLKRDVN, from the coding sequence ATGTCAGAAGACAAAATAGCAATAGTAGGAACTCCTTGTGAAATAATGGCAGCATCAAAAATACAACACTACACTCAAACACCAATCGACTTCAAAATAGGACTTTTCTGCATGGAAAACTTTTCATACTCCTACTTTGTAAAACTACTAAAAACAATGGATTTAACCATGGAAGAAATAGAAAAATTCAGAATAGAAAAAGGATACGCATTCCTAAACCTAAAAAACGGAAAACAAGTAAAAATATCATTATCAAAAGCAAAAACAGTAGTAAGAAAAAACTGCAATATCTGTGCAGAATTAACATCAGAAACCTCAGACATATCAGTAGGATCAATAGGCTCAGAAAACGGATGGTCAACAATAATAATAAGAACAGAAAAAGGAGAAAAAATAATAGAAGATGCAATCAAACAAAAATACCTAAAAGCCAAAGAATTAACACCATCTCAACTAAAATTATTAGAACGAATATCATCAAATAAAACAAAAACAAATTATGAAAACATAGAATCCAGAGAATCAAGAGCAAGACCAGTACTATACTTAAGAGACAAAACAGACGAAAGCATCATGGAAGAAATACTAGAATCAAACTTTGATGACCTAAGAGCAAACGTAATAAACGTAGGAGCATGCGTACTATGCGGAGCATGTGAATACGTATGTCCAGATGATCTAATACTAATAAAGAACACAAAACCAAGAAAAAAACGAAAAAAATGTCCCGAAGACTGTCACATGTGTTTCACAGTCTGTCCAAGAACATTCATACCAACAGACCTAAGAAACGATTTAACAAAAACAATAGGAGACTACAAAAAAATCTTAACAGTTAAATCATTAAAACATAATGAAGGACAAGACGGAGTAGTAGTAACAACAATACTAGACTATTTACTATCAAACAATATAGTAACACAAACATTAGTAGTAGATAAAAAAGAAAACTTAGCCTGGAAACCTTATGCAAAACTCACAAAAGACGTGGATGAAATAGTTAAAGCTTCAGGAACAAAATATTCTGTCTGCCCAGTATTCAAACCACTAAAACAATTAAAAAGGGATGTGAATTAA